The segment cCTGCAAGGTTTTGCAGATGGTTTTATTCTTTATTGAGAAATACAGATTTATTCTGTATACCTGCCCATAGGAAaagacatttagagaggagatctcaaaagtgtttcagttatgtctcctagacaacaatgagatctgtttgaaagcaaaatgagactatagcttatgtctcctgtttctcattcttgcctccagaaaaaagttgcaaaaagtctcagcttagtctccctttcagttcaaaaggagatctggtcagaatctgaaatgattctcaggtatttctcaagtgttgtgactccctttgagctcaggtggagaaatcagggagctctctgtctcaattgtctcaatctaacctcatccatttgtttttgtcagactcagtttttgtgtctcaagttgagctcagatggagcaaagaaagagcctgagctcatcttttcatcaacatttatagtgccctgcaaaattaagatttcaatgtaattgtccacaaacttacaattctcattcaaacatttgaaccacttgcaagatctgatatttagatgtgaaatgatctcttctttgacttcacagtctggtccttcctttacaagtctgtttggaacaaaaccacttcacaaagatttagtggatttgagagaaattgcaaaagatggAGAttaccatttatttaaaatatgggacgcaaaagggctgaccagatttagccagattattacaactAAAGGGGCAGATTCTtctgggcgctggtggcctagcggtctaagcgccccacatacagaggctacagtcctcatcgcaggggtcgccggttcaattacCGGCCAgtcgactatttcctgcatcttcccctgctctctactccacacatttcctgtctctcttcagctgtcctgtcaaataaaggcaaaaaggccaaaaaatatatttaaaaaagagaaaaaaaattagccattaatgagatctctcatttaagtctcgaataagactcatgtcatggtctcaactatttcttcTAGTGATTTTTTAGGAggaactaatgagaacaatttgaaacttgaatgaggctgaagtgagaatctcaattttgtctccagagacttagaagaggaagccttgagcagtaaaatttccCTCTGGGTGTGAGTCAAACGTTCtgatgaaaacatgacaaaacCTCAATCTCTGAGAAGGAACTGTGCCAAAGCGAATCTTTGTCTACGCGTTACAAACATGAACTTTCTCTTGTCACTCTATCTAACTCCATCCTTCAGTCTGActactcttcttctcctcttgaggcaGTGTGAATCTGAAAACACTCAGTCTGTCTTCCTCTGTGTCACACCTGAGTGACCAGAGGCTCTCTGAGGTAGAAGTTAATGCCCCTCGGATCACCTGGGGTCTGACCGGCACACAGTCCCGTCAGGAGAGTCCCGTTGAGCGGTGCACAGGTACCTGTGCTGTTCAGCCCGTACAAGGGAGCGTAATCTCCCATGTTCTCAGGCACTTTTTCAACTCCCTCTTCATCTCCGTCGTCCTCCTCCCCGTCGTCCTCCCCGTCATCTTCCCACATGGATGTGGAGACGTGTTGGTACTGGCTGGTGTCCTCACACTCCGTCTCTCTGTGGTAGAAGTAGCTGAAGTTTGAAACAATGACGGGCACTGGCAGGGAGATGGTGAGCACGCCGGCGATGGCGCACATGGAGCCCACCAGCTTCCCCCCGACTGTCTCTGGATACATGTCCCCGTAGCCGACTGTCGTCATTGATACCACAGCCCACCAGAAGGCCTCAGGGATGCTGGTGAACGCCGTGTCCGGACTGTCCACTTCGGCGAAGTAGGCGGCGCTAGAGAAGAGAATAACTccaatgaagaggaagaagatgagcAAGGCGAGCTCCCTGAGGCTGGCCTTGAGCGTCTGGCCCAGGATCTGTAGGCCCTTTGAGTGACGAGAGAGCTTGAAGATCCTGAAGACCCTCACCAGTCTGATGACTCTAATGAGGGCCAGGGACACAGACGGCTGGGAGCCTTTGTCCTTGGCCAGCTCTGTGCCCAATGTGACAAAGTAGGGAATGATGGCGAAGAAGTCAATGGTGTTCATGACGTCTTTGAAGAAATGCACTTTGCTGGGAGCGCAGGCTAAACGCACCACAAGTTCAAAGGAGAACCAGCAGATGCAGATTGTCTCCACGATGAAGAAGGGGTCCTGGAAGGGGTTGAAAACAGGAGGGACCAGGATGGTTTCATTGGGGTTGGTGGGGTGAGGTACGGAGGTGAATTGCTGGAAAGAAGAgggaacaaaagaaaagagttcagaggtttaaacaaatcaaagctTCGTAAACAAGTCGCATTATTTTAATCATGTGAGGGTCATCAAACATGAGCTGGAGAGGAACATGAGACTAAAGGGGAAAGGTAAGGCTATAATAAATATCTCCATGGAGACTTTATTTACAGGAGAGTGAGCGTGGAGAAAACAAGGTGGAAGTAAACAGTAGAGAGATAGAGGATAGGTGAGAAGAAGCGTTAATCACATGAGTGGTCCTCGGTATATTCAGAGAATGACATTAGTCATCAGGATCTGTGAGATCTGTGATACTGTGCtaactttcctctcctctccatttTCACTCTGCTGGCTTTAAGTTTCCCTTCAGACTTTTATGTAAATCACTTCCTCTATATTTAAACGCAAACAAAAAAGTATTACGCTCATGTGACCGCGGGGTCGCGTTTCACCGCAGACACCGACTCAGCCAAGGCATCTGACACTTCGTTTAGCCCGGCCGCTTCTTTCTTTCTGGGAAGGAGGCGCAGGTTTGAGATGTCTGGGCATTAGTGTCTTTTAACAAGCCAGGTAGAGTTACCCTGAGCCTGGGCTGCTATCAGAGCACATATTTTACCCAACAAGATGTATTTATATAGTTTTATGATTCCCTCTGTACATCAACATCATGTCCTCATTTCCTATCAGGATGTAAGCTCTAACATTTAAAAGATCAGATCAACCGACATAATGCATCCAGGAGAAAAACACCAACAACCCCAATGTGGACTTATGACATGGATGGATGTAAAGGAGAAAAGGGGTTTGCATTTGATTGTGCATCATAAAGAGAGGATTTCCTTCATTCTGCAACCTGCCCTTCTATCCTACCGCAGACATTTCTCCAAGAAGTAAAGCCTCTGTCTCAGATTCGCCATGCTTGGAGTGTAGTGAGTGCATTGGAGGACGCCAAAgaccaggggcctcatgtacaaagggtgCGTACACACAGAAACGTGGCGTACGCTCATTTTCActgcaaagttcagatgtatcaagagtgaaatgactgTGGAAATGTGGGGCGCCTCAtgccaacttcatggctggccTAGGTacgtttctacagctgttgatccttgcgcacggattcatacatctggataCTTTTGTGCATATGAGGTTTGTTGGATTTGATCGTATGCCATGTTTCAGTGGGAAATCCACGCAAGACTTTGTACATGGGGCCCCTGGACCACTAAGAACAACTGTCATTTCTATAAGTCTATTTAGAAGATGCAGTTCCTACCACAAAAGGGACCTTGAGTGACATGCAGCATGTTCAGAAACCTTTGCAACAGCTTAGCGAAGTGTTCTTGAAATGGACTCAAAGTGCTCACaaatggaaacacacaagatcCCTCAAAGCACTTGGCCTTCGTAGCCTGTCGACCACTCAGTCTGAATTGAAATGAGACGGTCTGGTATACAGAGGAATCAATGCTGTAGCCTACGCcaaagtataaaatatggacgtagtatccgtgacgtcacccatctgtttctgaagctc is part of the Notolabrus celidotus isolate fNotCel1 chromosome 20, fNotCel1.pri, whole genome shotgun sequence genome and harbors:
- the LOC117832630 gene encoding potassium voltage-gated channel subfamily A member 1-like codes for the protein MNNQDKGGGGTGGEGGGGQAEDKQKAEGVGDEDKHTKDKNNKLEKESSEKEPGKEGKKDRRRLQLRNGWALTERLAINVSGMRYETQLRTLAQFPDTLLGDPERRLRYFDPLRNEVFLDRSRICFDAILYFYQSGGRLRRPANVPLDMFLGELRFYELGEEIIDRYKEDEGFPKEEERPLPTNDLQRRLWMLFEYPESSGGARIIAIISVMVIVISILIFCLETLPEFRNEKELREQFTSVPHPTNPNETILVPPVFNPFQDPFFIVETICICWFSFELVVRLACAPSKVHFFKDVMNTIDFFAIIPYFVTLGTELAKDKGSQPSVSLALIRVIRLVRVFRIFKLSRHSKGLQILGQTLKASLRELALLIFFLFIGVILFSSAAYFAEVDSPDTAFTSIPEAFWWAVVSMTTVGYGDMYPETVGGKLVGSMCAIAGVLTISLPVPVIVSNFSYFYHRETECEDTSQYQHVSTSMWEDDGEDDGEEDDGDEEGVEKVPENMGDYAPLYGLNSTGTCAPLNGTLLTGLCAGQTPGDPRGINFYLREPLVTQV